A region of the Geomonas subterranea genome:
CCCTGACTTTTTTCGGGATCCTGGGATGCGCTGAGAAAGGGTGGGGAGGGATTTTTTCCGTCTGCATGATGACTCTGAACTCTTTCTGCATCTCAGGGGCGTCTTCCATCATGCTGCTGTCGAGGGTGGCGCCGGCAGCGGCCTTGCCGACCAGAACGCTCTTGGCGACGTTGATGGTGGAGCCGCTGAATGACACGTTGAAGTCGATGTTGTTGCCGCTGAGAAGCGCATGGCGCGTGATGACGCTGCAGACGTTTTTGGGGCCGACGATGGCGATGGTCTGGCCTTCAAGGTCCTTCACCTTGGTGTAGGGGGAATCCTTGCGCACGAAGACCTGACCGCGCAACATGTTGGAACCGCGCACCAGCGGGATGTACTTCTGTTTCTGGTAGGCCAGGTAGAACATGTTCGGCGCGGCGTACATGAAGTCGGCATTCCCGGCCCTGGTCTCCTCGAGGAAGGTCGTTATCTTGTCGTAGAGTTTGAGTTCGACCTTGACGCCCAGCTCACGGGAAAGGTAATCCGCAATGGGGGTCCAGTTTTTATGGAGCGTGACGGCGGGGAGATTTGGGACGACAGCGAGGGTATACCCCTTTTCAGAAGCCATGACCAGGCGGGGAAGGGTGGTCGCAAAAAGGATGGCCATGGCAAGAGTGAAAAAACCGAACCTGAAACGTGACATACAGATCCTCCAAGACATTGGTGTTGTAACTGAGAACTTGATACTGGCACAGTGACGGGCAGTCACAGAAGCAGGACGGCCATTAAGTAATACCACAGAAAAAGAAAAAGTCAGCAGCACGTCGAAAGCTTGACTATGTCAGGTTTTGACTCAGTAAAACTACCGGTACTGCGTTCATTACTTCGCTGTCTTTGCGGTATGAGCAGATGGTGACTGAGTTGGTGATGGGAACGAAGAAGAATGAGAGAGAGCTGTGCAACATCAACGAGTGGTAGCCAAGATCGATCAGGACCCGCATCACCGTGAGCAGCCAGAGATAGATGAATGGATGGAGAAGCTGCCCTCGCAGGAGGGGTATCCGTAAAACGCCCATAAGATATATTATGTCAAGTTGAAGAGGCGTGTTTACCGAGTGACCTCTTACCGAGTGACCTCTTACCGAGTGACCTCTTACCAAGTGACCTCTTACCAAGTGACCTCTTACCAAGTGACCTCTTACCAAGTGACCTCTTACCAAGTGACCTCTTACCAAGTGACCTCTTACCAAGTGACCTCTTACCAAGTGACCTCTTACCAAGTGACCTCTTACCAAGTGACCTCTTACCTTGATGGGATTGTGGCACGTTCCGTCGGACCGCACCGGAAGTCATGGCGACTTCCCGACTCCCCTTTGCCAGGCCGACCTGAGCTCCACCCTCAGCCTCTCGCCTGTGGAAGCCGGACCACCGGTTTGTGGTGCTGATCGCCGCAGAAGCCCTCCTGGCGCCCCGGCAGCAAAAAACGGGTGCAGGTCTACCCCTGCGCCCGGTCGAAAAGTCCCTCTACAGGGCAAATTTGGAAGCCGCTTTTTTGGGCAATTACCAGCGACGGCTCTCGAGGGCCTTGACCAACTCGATCACCTTGTCCGCTACCAGTGATTCCAGGATCTTACCCTTTTCAGCGCTCGCCTTGCCAGGGTCACCCCAGACCCCGCCGGGCCAGAAGCTTCGCTTGTCACGGACGAGGATCCCGGTCGGAAAATTGGGATACTCGGCGGCGGCCAGCCCTTTGACCAGGTGCGGATGCGAATGCATGATGCGCGAGGTTTCGATCTCACCGGCGTGGGCATCGCCACGGGTCTCGATGAGATGAGCTCCGCTTTCCTTGGCGAGTTCGTATTCGGTGACGACGGCCATGTTGATTTCCGGCAATTCCTGAATCAGTTCCTCGCCGGCGTCCTGAAGCGCCATGCGGTGCGATCCGCCGGCGTGCCCGGTTAGCGCAATGAAGTTGACCAACCCATGCGCGTGCAGCGAGCGCACTATGTCCTTCAAAAGAGCCTTTAACGTCGCAGTGCTGATGGATACGGTCCCTGGATGGCGCGACGTCGAGCGGCAGCACCCGTAATGCACCGGCGGCGCTACAAACAGCGGGATCCGTTCGGCCGCGCGTTTTCCCACCTCGTAGGCCTCGATGGTGTCCGTAGAAAGCGGCAGATGGCTGCCGTGCTCTTCGACCGATCCAAATGGAATGTAGACGGTCTTGCAGATTTCCAGACCTTGGGCGAATTCGTCCATGGTGATGTTCTCTATGAGCATAATATTGTCCCTTTAAATATATGAAAACATTACAAAATATGCCAGTGCCGCATCCCCCCCTCCCCTTTTTGCCGCCCTGGGGAAGGGGACGCGGCGCGGGTGGATCAGCTGTCGAGCATCTCCCGGACCTTGTTGGCGAGTTCGATCGGTCTCGCGGGTTTGCGTAAGATATCGACGCCTTCCTCAAGGAAGATCCCCTTGTCCTGTATCACGTCGGCGGTATATCCGCTCAGGAACAGTACTTTCAACTGGGGAGAATGACGACGGAGTTCCTCGCAGAGCTGTTTGCCGTTCATCTTGGGCATGATCACGTCGAGCAGCGCCAGGCTGATCTCCTGCCGCCTCGACTCGAAGAGCTGCAAGGCTTCATCCCCGCTGCTCGCGCGTATGACCTGGTACCCGTACCTCTTAAGCACCGACTCGACCAGCCGCCCTACAGCGGCGTCATCCTCCACAACCAGGATGGTCTCGCTTCCCCCCTCCGGGATGAAGGTGACCGGCTTTTCGCCGGACTGCACCTTCTCGGTTATCAGGGGCAGGTAGATGCTGAAGGTGGTGCCGAAGCCCATCTGACTGAATATAGTGATGTAGCCGCCATGCTGCTTGATGATGCCGTACACGATGGACATCCCGAGTCCCGTGCCGCGACCCGGGAGTTTCGTCGTGAAGAAGGGCTCGAATATCTTCTGCTGAGTTTCGGCATCCATCCCGGTTCCGGTGTCGGCGACGGTGATGAGGGCGTAGCGGCCGGGCATACCGTACCCATACTGGCGGTGGAACTCCTTGTCCAGGGTGGTCAGCTCCGTCTTGATGGTGAGCTCCCCGCCGGCGGGCATGGCGTCCCTGGCGTTGGTGGCGAGGTTCATCAGCACCTGCTCCAACTGACCGCTGTCGGCCATCACCAGCAAGTTCTCATCGCTGAAGGAGGTTCTGAGCGTCACGTCTTCGCCGATGATCCGGACCAGGAACTTGGCGTGCCTGCGGGCCAGTTCGTTCAACTCGACCTGCTGCATCACCATGACCTGCTTCCGGCTGAAGGCCAGAAGACTCTTGGTGAGGTGCGTGGCCCGGTCGGCGGCATCGAGGATCTGCTCCATGTGGTCGAGCATCGGGTCGTTTGGGGGCAGGGAGTGCTGCAGCAACTGCCCGAAGCCGAGAATGACGGTGAGTATGTTGTTGAAATCGTGAGCGACCCCTCCGGCCAACTGGCCGATCGCTTCCATCTTTTGCGCCTGCCTCAGCTGCTCCTCAAGTTTCTTGCGCTCGCTGATGCTTTCCATGAAGGCCATGAAATGGCAGATATTGCCGGCACTGTTCAGGATCGGGGATATGGTGGCGTGCTGCCAGAAGGCGGTGCCGTTTTTATGGCGGTTGTACAATTCGCCGCTCCAGATCCGGCCCGAGGTGATGGTGTCCCACATCCCCTGGTACAGTTCGGGCGATGTCTTGCCGCTTTGCAGGATGCGTGGGTTTTCTCCTATGACCTCTTCGGAGGTGTAGCCGGCAATCTCGGTGAAGCGCGGATTGACGAACTCTATGTTGCCTGTGGTGTCGGTGATTATGATGGCGACGGGACTCTGCATCACCGCCTGGGACAGCTTCAGCAGCTGCTCATCTGCCAGCCTCCGTTCGGTCACATCCTTGTAGACGACGACGGCGCCTACCAGCTCTCCCCCCTCGCGCAGGGGCCTGCAGTTGTACTCGGCGTAGAAACTGCTGCCGTCCTTGCGCCAGAACAACTCGTCGCTCCCCTGGTAGGGACGTCCCTCGTAGCAGGCGGTGGACATCGGGCAGTCCTGTTCCGGGAATGGTGACCCGTCCTCCCGGGTGTGGTGCATCAGGGAGTGCTGGTGCTGGCCCAGAAGTTCTTCCTGGGTCCATCCCACCATCTGTGCCGCCGCCGGGTTCACGAAGGTGATGCGTCCCTGCATGTCCACGCCGTTGATCCCTTCACCGGCCGCGTCCAGGATGAGCTGCAGCTGGCGCCGGGTCTTTTCATGCGCTTCCTCGGCATGCTTGCGCTCGGTGATGTCCTCGAGGTTCTGGATCGCGCCGACCACCCTCCCCTGCCGGTCACGGATCTGCGCGGCGTTGAGGGTGATGTAATGCCCGGTGCCGTCCGGATCCTTGTACCATCCTTCGGCCTGTATCCCTCCCTCTATCAGAGGAGACTCACGGTAACTGCTGAAGTATTTACCGGCGTCATCGACCTGTCCATCCAGCACAAGGTCGGCCAGGACGGGGCGGTCGATGCCGTAAAAGATTTTGCCGAGATGGTCGGAGCCCAGCACCTCGCCCGGCTCGATCCCCGTGAGGGTCGCCAAGGCGCGGTTCCACATGATGACGCGGTGCTGGTGGTCCAGTACGAACGTTGGCTGCGTCATGTTCAGGACGAGGCTTTCGGCGAATTCCTTCTGGGACTGCAGGGCAGCCTCGGCCTGCTTGCGCTCTGTGATGTCGAGCATGACACCAAGGACACCGCCGCAGACGCCGCCTGTGGCGGTGAAGCTGGTCTTGAAGAAAATGACGTCGCGCTCCTCCTGATCGACATGCATCGCCTTGCCTTCATAGACCTGCACGCCGCCTGAGGCGATGAGTTCCTGGTCGTGACGGTGGTGGGCTTCGGCGAGCGGGCCGGGGGCCACGTCGAAGACGGTCTTGCCTATGACGCGGTCCCTGGTGAGACCCGTGAAGTTGAGGAAGGCCTGGTTGCACCCGAGATACCTGCCGTCATCGCCCTTGTAGAAAACGGGAATGGGGGTGACCTCGATGAGCTTTTGCGAGAAATCGAGCTCCCGCTTCAGCTCATGTTTTTGCTGCTGCAGTTCCTCCAGCAGTTGGTTGAAGGCGTCGCCCAGCACCCCTATCTCGTCGCCCGCAGATATGTTGATGCGCGCGCCCCCCCCTTTGTTCTGCGTCAGCATCCTGATCTGCTCGGTGAAGGTGATCAGCGGCGCGGTGAGGAATTTCATGCACAGCCAGACCACCAGCATGGAGATGAGAAAGACCACGAACAAGGCAGCGAGGATGTAGCTGCGCGCCCGGTAGATCGGGGCGTAGGCCTCGTCCTGCGGGAAATTGCTGGCGAGTATCCAGTTGGTGGTATGGAGCCTTTTGAAGGAGCTTATGACGCGGACGCCCCTCGAGTTGGTGGTCTCCCCGGTACCCTCGTACCCCCCGATGGCCTCGTCGTAGAGCCGGTTCTTCCCAAGCGGCACGTCCTGCTTGAAAATCCTGCGGGTGTCGGGGTGGGCGATCATAACCCGGTCCGTGCTGTACAGGTAGAGGTACCCTTTCTCTCCCAGGGTAACCTTGCCTATCCGGGTCACGAAGTTGTCCTTGGTGAGGTCGATGCTCCCGGCGAGCACCGCGGCGATTTCTCCCCGGTCGTCGAAGACGGGCGCGGTGAGCATGATGATCGGGTGCCCGTGCGACTGGGCGGAGAGGAAGGGGGCGGATATCTGCGGCTGCCTGGTGGCGAGGGTTTTTTTGAGATACTCCCTGTGCAGGAAGTTCTTGCCGGTGATGCCCTTGTCCAGCGGGTTCCCGGAAAGCAGCGTCCCCTGGGCGGAGAACAGAAACAGCCCGTTGTCGAACATGGTCAGATTTCCGGGGCGCTGGCCGAAGAATCTCCGCAGTGTTTGGGGATCATTGACGTCCCCGGCTTTGAGGGTGCCGGCCGTGGCCGCCAGTTCCGTCTGCGACAGGCGCAGCTTGTCGTCGATCTGGTCGGCGAGCGCGGTGACCATGTTAAACTGCTGGGTGAAAAGGAGTCCCTTGATCTGATCGTTGAAATACAGGTGGGTGCTAAGCGCAAGAATGGACAGCAGTCCCGCCATGAGCAGGGAAATGGTGACCGTCATCTTGGTTTTAAGGCTAAAGGGGCGCAATCGGCCTCCGCTGTTACGGCCGCGCCACGCGACCTGGCTGGAAAGGGTTACCTTATTATGAAAATGTCGGAAGTGTCCAGCTAAAAAGCAATCCGGCTGTCGTTGGAAGTGCCTGTTAGTTAAC
Encoded here:
- a CDS encoding phosphate/phosphite/phosphonate ABC transporter substrate-binding protein, with protein sequence MSRFRFGFFTLAMAILFATTLPRLVMASEKGYTLAVVPNLPAVTLHKNWTPIADYLSRELGVKVELKLYDKITTFLEETRAGNADFMYAAPNMFYLAYQKQKYIPLVRGSNMLRGQVFVRKDSPYTKVKDLEGQTIAIVGPKNVCSVITRHALLSGNNIDFNVSFSGSTINVAKSVLVGKAAAGATLDSSMMEDAPEMQKEFRVIMQTEKIPPHPFSAHPRIPKKVRDAVTTALLNLDKSDQGRKMLEAVKLVKPVRADYKRDYSFFANVDFERLDKQQPK
- a CDS encoding creatininase family protein, which produces MLIENITMDEFAQGLEICKTVYIPFGSVEEHGSHLPLSTDTIEAYEVGKRAAERIPLFVAPPVHYGCCRSTSRHPGTVSISTATLKALLKDIVRSLHAHGLVNFIALTGHAGGSHRMALQDAGEELIQELPEINMAVVTEYELAKESGAHLIETRGDAHAGEIETSRIMHSHPHLVKGLAAAEYPNFPTGILVRDKRSFWPGGVWGDPGKASAEKGKILESLVADKVIELVKALESRRW
- a CDS encoding PAS domain S-box protein, translated to MRPFSLKTKMTVTISLLMAGLLSILALSTHLYFNDQIKGLLFTQQFNMVTALADQIDDKLRLSQTELAATAGTLKAGDVNDPQTLRRFFGQRPGNLTMFDNGLFLFSAQGTLLSGNPLDKGITGKNFLHREYLKKTLATRQPQISAPFLSAQSHGHPIIMLTAPVFDDRGEIAAVLAGSIDLTKDNFVTRIGKVTLGEKGYLYLYSTDRVMIAHPDTRRIFKQDVPLGKNRLYDEAIGGYEGTGETTNSRGVRVISSFKRLHTTNWILASNFPQDEAYAPIYRARSYILAALFVVFLISMLVVWLCMKFLTAPLITFTEQIRMLTQNKGGGARINISAGDEIGVLGDAFNQLLEELQQQKHELKRELDFSQKLIEVTPIPVFYKGDDGRYLGCNQAFLNFTGLTRDRVIGKTVFDVAPGPLAEAHHRHDQELIASGGVQVYEGKAMHVDQEERDVIFFKTSFTATGGVCGGVLGVMLDITERKQAEAALQSQKEFAESLVLNMTQPTFVLDHQHRVIMWNRALATLTGIEPGEVLGSDHLGKIFYGIDRPVLADLVLDGQVDDAGKYFSSYRESPLIEGGIQAEGWYKDPDGTGHYITLNAAQIRDRQGRVVGAIQNLEDITERKHAEEAHEKTRRQLQLILDAAGEGINGVDMQGRITFVNPAAAQMVGWTQEELLGQHQHSLMHHTREDGSPFPEQDCPMSTACYEGRPYQGSDELFWRKDGSSFYAEYNCRPLREGGELVGAVVVYKDVTERRLADEQLLKLSQAVMQSPVAIIITDTTGNIEFVNPRFTEIAGYTSEEVIGENPRILQSGKTSPELYQGMWDTITSGRIWSGELYNRHKNGTAFWQHATISPILNSAGNICHFMAFMESISERKKLEEQLRQAQKMEAIGQLAGGVAHDFNNILTVILGFGQLLQHSLPPNDPMLDHMEQILDAADRATHLTKSLLAFSRKQVMVMQQVELNELARRHAKFLVRIIGEDVTLRTSFSDENLLVMADSGQLEQVLMNLATNARDAMPAGGELTIKTELTTLDKEFHRQYGYGMPGRYALITVADTGTGMDAETQQKIFEPFFTTKLPGRGTGLGMSIVYGIIKQHGGYITIFSQMGFGTTFSIYLPLITEKVQSGEKPVTFIPEGGSETILVVEDDAAVGRLVESVLKRYGYQVIRASSGDEALQLFESRRQEISLALLDVIMPKMNGKQLCEELRRHSPQLKVLFLSGYTADVIQDKGIFLEEGVDILRKPARPIELANKVREMLDS